Proteins encoded in a region of the Sulfurimonas marina genome:
- the fliM gene encoding flagellar motor switch protein FliM, translated as MADILSQEEIDALLDVVEDEGDDVLESGEENLIPQRQVTLYDFKRPNRVSKEQLRAFRGVHDKMARSLASQISSIMRSIVEIQLHSVDQMTYGEFLMSLPNPTSFNVFSMKPLEGSGVIEINPSIAFPMLDRLLGGKGEPFDSTREFSDIELSLFETILRVMMATLKEAWGPVMDVYPTIESKESSPNVVQIVAQNEIVVMVVMEIIIGHSSGMMNICYPVISLEPVLPKLASRDLMLNETSSKKSRNTELKVLLGGAKVNVEANLGNADLTMSEILDLKVGDVLRLSSPADDVVTVSVDGKDRFRGEIGLRRFRKSINVLEIIETEKDEVKYALENLEKQRHDKISGVRDIIHEDEDEFETIENDEKNKGE; from the coding sequence ATGGCAGATATACTTTCCCAAGAAGAGATTGACGCACTATTAGACGTTGTAGAAGATGAAGGTGATGATGTCCTTGAATCGGGTGAAGAGAATTTAATCCCGCAAAGACAAGTTACACTTTATGACTTCAAGCGTCCAAACAGGGTTTCAAAAGAGCAGTTACGTGCATTTCGAGGTGTCCATGATAAAATGGCCAGAAGTTTGGCTTCGCAAATTTCATCTATTATGAGAAGTATTGTTGAGATACAACTTCACTCTGTTGATCAGATGACATATGGTGAGTTCTTAATGTCATTACCAAATCCTACGAGTTTTAATGTTTTCTCAATGAAGCCTTTAGAGGGAAGCGGTGTTATAGAGATAAATCCTTCGATCGCTTTTCCTATGCTAGACAGACTTTTAGGTGGAAAGGGTGAACCGTTTGATTCAACAAGAGAGTTTTCAGATATTGAACTCTCTTTATTTGAGACAATTTTACGTGTAATGATGGCTACACTCAAAGAAGCATGGGGACCAGTTATGGATGTTTATCCTACGATTGAGTCAAAAGAGTCAAGTCCAAATGTTGTTCAAATTGTTGCCCAAAATGAGATTGTTGTAATGGTGGTAATGGAGATCATTATCGGACATAGTTCAGGTATGATGAATATCTGTTATCCGGTTATCTCATTAGAACCTGTGTTACCTAAACTTGCTTCTCGTGATCTGATGCTTAATGAAACGAGCTCTAAAAAGTCAAGAAATACAGAATTAAAAGTACTCCTTGGTGGTGCAAAGGTTAATGTTGAAGCAAATCTGGGTAATGCTGATCTTACAATGAGTGAGATTTTAGACTTAAAAGTTGGAGATGTCTTAAGACTCTCAAGTCCTGCAGATGATGTGGTGACTGTTTCGGTAGATGGAAAAGACAGATTCCGCGGAGAGATAGGACTTCGAAGATTTAGAAAGTCTATTAATGTACTAGAAATTATCGAAACAGAAAAAGATGAGGTGAAATATGCACTTGAAAATCTTGAGAAACAAAGACACGATAAAATTTCAGGAGTAAGAGACATTATTCATGAAGATGAAGATGAATTTGAAACAATAGAAAATGATGAAAAGAATAAAGGGGAATAG
- a CDS encoding RNA polymerase sigma factor FliA — protein MIQNAYAQDLKHKEDELAIQYLPAVKAMAFRLKERLPSSIDFSDLAAIGTEELIKLARRYDDSLNDNFWGYAKKRVYGAMLDYLRSLDVLSRSNRKLVKAIDHATEEYRLTHDEEPTDVELAAILDEDVEKVHEARVASDIYTVMPLHDQLQVGDEGAALAQIEKEELIDVIKNVLSNYKEREQMIIQLYYFEELTLKEISEILDITESRISQIHKSVLQKIKESIGA, from the coding sequence ATGATACAAAATGCTTATGCTCAAGATCTAAAACATAAAGAAGATGAACTGGCAATTCAATATTTGCCTGCTGTAAAAGCGATGGCGTTTCGACTCAAAGAGAGATTGCCAAGTTCAATAGACTTCTCCGATCTAGCAGCTATAGGTACTGAAGAGTTGATTAAACTTGCTCGTAGATACGATGATAGTTTAAACGATAATTTCTGGGGTTATGCAAAAAAAAGAGTATATGGAGCTATGCTTGATTATCTAAGAAGTTTAGATGTTTTAAGCCGCTCAAACAGAAAACTTGTAAAAGCGATTGACCATGCTACAGAAGAGTATAGACTTACACACGATGAAGAACCGACAGATGTAGAACTAGCTGCAATCTTAGATGAAGATGTAGAGAAAGTTCATGAAGCACGAGTAGCTTCCGATATTTATACTGTAATGCCACTTCATGATCAACTTCAGGTTGGTGATGAAGGTGCAGCACTTGCACAGATCGAAAAAGAGGAACTTATAGATGTGATCAAAAATGTACTCTCTAACTATAAAGAGAGAGAACAGATGATTATTCAGCTCTATTATTTTGAAGAGTTGACACTTAAAGAGATAAGTGAAATCTTAGATATAACAGAGTCAAGAATTTCTCAAATTCACAAATCTGTTTTACAAAAAATTAAAGAGAGTATAGGAGCGTAG
- a CDS encoding MinD/ParA family protein gives MMGHQAEKLEELVSSNAAKKSKKTRFIAVTSGKGGVGKSTISSNLAYTLAQKGLNVGIFDADIGLANLDVMFNVKIKKNILHVLKGEASVSDILIPITRNLILIPGESGDEILKYSDSALFKRFMEEAQVLDKLDVMIIDTGAGIGEHIQMFLNAADDVIVVTVPDPAAITDAYATIKTIATLRDDVNMIMNQVKSEKEAVGVFEKIKKVASVNIGGNLNLQLLGKINSDIKVSSAVKQRGLFSVLYPSSQATKDIELIVQKIISKLERNMLVKSTESGLSGLFKRLMDHF, from the coding sequence ATGATGGGACATCAAGCTGAGAAATTGGAAGAGTTAGTTTCATCAAACGCTGCTAAAAAATCTAAAAAGACACGTTTTATTGCCGTGACAAGTGGAAAGGGTGGGGTTGGTAAAAGTACGATCAGCTCAAATCTTGCATATACTTTGGCGCAAAAAGGTTTAAACGTTGGGATCTTTGATGCAGATATTGGTCTGGCAAACCTTGATGTAATGTTTAATGTGAAGATCAAAAAAAACATTTTACATGTATTAAAAGGTGAAGCGAGTGTATCTGATATTTTAATACCCATTACTCGAAATCTGATTTTAATTCCTGGTGAGAGTGGTGATGAGATCTTAAAGTATTCAGACAGTGCACTTTTTAAGCGCTTTATGGAAGAGGCACAAGTACTTGATAAACTTGATGTGATGATTATTGACACAGGTGCAGGGATAGGGGAACATATTCAGATGTTTTTGAATGCAGCTGATGATGTGATAGTAGTTACTGTCCCAGATCCTGCAGCAATTACGGATGCTTATGCAACGATTAAGACAATAGCAACACTCAGAGATGATGTTAATATGATTATGAATCAAGTGAAGAGCGAAAAAGAAGCAGTTGGAGTTTTTGAAAAGATCAAAAAGGTTGCCAGTGTAAACATCGGTGGGAATTTAAACTTGCAATTACTTGGAAAAATCAATAGTGATATAAAAGTTTCATCGGCGGTGAAACAAAGAGGATTATTCTCGGTATTGTATCCATCTTCGCAAGCCACGAAAGATATAGAGCTGATTGTTCAAAAGATTATTTCAAAGCTGGAACGAAATATGCTGGTTAAATCGACTGAAAGTGGTTTAAGTGGTCTTTTCAAGCGTTTAATGGATCACTTTTAA
- the folK gene encoding 2-amino-4-hydroxy-6-hydroxymethyldihydropteridine diphosphokinase, which translates to MYLKRKINEQLLSFHSLRFPLFKKIRSSHRYEAVVGIGGNVGDVKRRFEHLYVAFGRDKRVELFKTSLILKNPPFGYENQDDFLNAIMVFKTSMQPKEFLRYLLRVEKRFGRKRSFANAPRTLDLDIIFFDNRNINTKDLQIPHPHWYKRESVVIPLIGAKI; encoded by the coding sequence ATGTACTTAAAACGCAAGATAAATGAACAGTTACTCTCTTTTCATAGCTTGCGTTTTCCCTTGTTTAAAAAGATAAGGTCATCACACAGATATGAAGCTGTTGTAGGTATAGGCGGGAATGTAGGCGATGTAAAACGTAGGTTTGAACATCTTTATGTCGCATTTGGTAGAGATAAAAGAGTTGAACTCTTTAAAACTTCATTGATTTTAAAAAATCCTCCTTTCGGTTATGAGAATCAGGATGATTTTTTAAACGCAATAATGGTGTTTAAAACTTCGATGCAACCAAAAGAGTTTTTACGATATCTCTTACGAGTCGAGAAAAGATTTGGAAGAAAAAGAAGCTTTGCAAATGCTCCAAGGACGTTAGATTTGGATATAATTTTTTTTGACAATCGAAATATTAATACAAAAGATTTACAGATACCACATCCACATTGGTATAAAAGAGAGAGTGTAGTGATCCCATTGATAGGTGCAAAAATATGA
- the aroQ gene encoding type II 3-dehydroquinate dehydratase, which produces MKIVVIQGPNLNMLGVREQQIYGPMKLEQIHAQMKDVATQNGVEIEFFQSNLEGEIVDKIQECYGEAHGIIINAAAYTHTSIAIRDAISAVNIPTIEVHISNIHRREDFRQTNMIAPVCASSIVGFGPFGYHLAMMGMLQIMNEIKAAQAAQQQAQQQA; this is translated from the coding sequence ATGAAAATAGTAGTTATTCAGGGTCCAAATCTAAATATGTTAGGTGTACGTGAACAGCAAATTTACGGGCCGATGAAACTAGAACAGATCCATGCTCAGATGAAAGATGTAGCAACACAAAACGGTGTTGAAATTGAATTTTTTCAAAGCAATTTAGAGGGTGAGATCGTAGATAAAATTCAAGAGTGTTACGGTGAAGCACACGGTATTATTATCAATGCTGCAGCATATACACATACATCGATCGCAATTCGTGATGCAATCTCAGCAGTGAATATCCCTACGATCGAGGTACACATCTCAAATATCCATAGACGTGAAGATTTCCGTCAAACAAACATGATAGCTCCTGTATGTGCATCATCTATCGTTGGTTTTGGCCCATTTGGTTACCACTTAGCAATGATGGGAATGTTACAAATTATGAATGAGATTAAAGCGGCACAAGCGGCACAACAACAAGCTCAGCAACAAGCATAA
- the mqnF gene encoding aminofutalosine deaminase family hydrolase has translation MNIISPNYILTPNKLLKNLSIAYDKKIEKIAPLEELKAKFPDAQVTQLAKNSLIMPGLINSHVHIEFSANKTQLSYGDFINWLYSVIENRDELINGCGQECMQKAIDAMLDRGITTFGAISSHAMDLEACANAKQNVVFFNELIGSQAAMADALFGDFLARLDASKTVKRDGFIPAVAIHSPYSVHPILIKKALEIVKNEDLKLTAHFMESEAERNWLDESKGDFSEFFQKFLKQEHNVSDSKEFLEHFNQTPTLLTHVVKSNEQELQTIKDANHTIIHCPISNRLLGNGILNIKELNEHGIPWVIATDGLSSNYKLDLFEEMKISLFSHANAPLNDFAEQLIVAATKNAADALGLNTGEIVEGKNADMIVIDLDSELNEELAVHLILHHYNISKVFINGKLEKGEI, from the coding sequence ATGAATATTATATCACCAAATTACATCTTAACACCTAATAAATTGCTTAAAAACCTTTCAATAGCATATGATAAAAAAATTGAAAAAATAGCACCTTTGGAAGAATTAAAAGCAAAATTCCCTGATGCTCAAGTCACACAACTTGCAAAAAATTCTTTAATTATGCCGGGACTTATCAACAGCCACGTACATATAGAGTTTTCAGCGAATAAAACACAGTTAAGCTACGGTGATTTTATCAACTGGCTTTACAGTGTAATCGAGAACCGTGATGAATTGATCAACGGCTGTGGACAAGAGTGTATGCAAAAAGCGATCGATGCAATGCTCGATCGGGGGATCACTACATTTGGTGCAATCAGTTCTCATGCTATGGATCTTGAAGCGTGTGCAAATGCAAAACAAAACGTTGTATTTTTCAATGAGCTAATCGGTTCACAAGCTGCTATGGCTGATGCTCTTTTTGGTGACTTTTTAGCCAGACTCGATGCGAGTAAAACTGTAAAAAGAGATGGTTTCATCCCTGCAGTTGCAATCCATTCCCCATATTCCGTACATCCTATTCTTATCAAAAAAGCATTAGAGATCGTAAAAAATGAAGACCTTAAACTCACAGCTCATTTCATGGAGAGTGAAGCTGAACGTAACTGGCTTGATGAAAGTAAAGGCGACTTCAGTGAATTTTTTCAAAAGTTTCTCAAACAAGAGCATAATGTAAGTGACTCAAAAGAGTTCTTAGAACATTTTAACCAGACACCTACACTCCTTACACATGTTGTAAAATCAAATGAGCAAGAGCTACAAACTATAAAAGATGCAAACCATACAATTATCCACTGCCCTATCTCAAACAGATTACTCGGTAACGGTATACTTAATATAAAAGAGTTAAATGAGCACGGAATTCCATGGGTTATAGCAACTGACGGTCTTAGCTCAAACTACAAACTCGACCTCTTTGAAGAGATGAAAATCTCTTTATTTAGCCATGCGAATGCACCTTTGAATGATTTTGCCGAGCAATTAATAGTTGCAGCAACTAAAAATGCGGCAGATGCTCTAGGACTAAATACAGGTGAAATTGTAGAGGGGAAAAATGCCGATATGATTGTAATTGATCTAGATAGTGAACTGAATGAGGAGCTAGCAGTTCATCTTATACTACACCATTACAACATATCTAAAGTGTTTATCAACGGTAAACTTGAAAAAGGGGAGATATAA
- the sppA gene encoding signal peptide peptidase SppA produces the protein MEFLKKVFLPITMPIKFIQEHFKASVFVLILFLLFAPTENNQVFNNNLQKINLVGPIFDASEVVEKIDEAAKNNNIKGILLCVDSPGGAVSPSIEIAYAIKRATAKKPVVVYAKGTIASGSYYASIWADKIISNPGSMVGSIGVIMQGADMSELMDKIGIKSQVVKAGKYKQVGTSDRPWTDYEVNELNKVIQDTYDMFSKDVADARGLKIEKRDIYANAHIFTASQAKEVGLIDALGVEIDAKDELVKLSGVKEAIWNKEDKFEKLMKKLSASAAVTLYTYFPEITLK, from the coding sequence ATGGAATTTTTAAAAAAGGTTTTTTTACCGATAACTATGCCGATTAAGTTCATTCAAGAGCACTTCAAAGCAAGTGTTTTTGTTTTAATACTGTTTTTACTGTTTGCACCGACTGAAAACAATCAAGTTTTTAATAACAATCTACAAAAAATCAATCTTGTAGGACCTATATTTGATGCTAGCGAAGTTGTTGAAAAAATTGATGAAGCTGCAAAAAACAACAATATAAAAGGTATATTACTTTGTGTAGATTCACCAGGTGGTGCAGTTTCCCCTTCCATCGAGATCGCTTATGCTATAAAACGTGCGACTGCTAAAAAACCGGTAGTTGTTTATGCAAAAGGGACAATTGCAAGCGGGAGTTATTACGCAAGTATCTGGGCTGATAAAATCATCTCAAATCCAGGGAGTATGGTAGGAAGTATCGGTGTTATTATGCAGGGTGCTGATATGAGCGAACTGATGGATAAAATAGGTATCAAATCACAGGTTGTAAAAGCGGGTAAATATAAGCAAGTGGGGACATCAGACAGACCTTGGACAGACTATGAAGTAAATGAGCTCAATAAAGTGATACAAGATACTTACGATATGTTTTCAAAAGATGTAGCTGATGCCAGAGGGCTTAAAATAGAAAAAAGAGACATATATGCCAATGCACATATCTTTACAGCTTCTCAGGCAAAAGAGGTGGGACTTATTGACGCACTGGGTGTTGAGATAGATGCAAAAGATGAGCTTGTAAAACTCAGCGGTGTAAAAGAGGCAATTTGGAATAAAGAGGATAAGTTTGAAAAACTTATGAAAAAACTTTCAGCTTCAGCAGCAGTAACTCTCTATACATACTTTCCGGAGATTACCCTAAAATAA
- the xseA gene encoding exodeoxyribonuclease VII large subunit, which translates to MQTLSVSALNEQIKHLLETSFERVFVEGELSRITFHNSGHIYFTLKDKDSAISCVMFRGNATKLKFRLEEGLNVLVDGAISVYKPRGSYQINCFMIEPSGQGALALAYEQLKQKLSSQGYFDPQIKKPLPKFPSKIALITSATGAALQDMLRVANKRYRNISLDIYDVLVQGEGAAFDISNAIKKADLVNYDVIVVGRGGGSIEDLWAFNEEIVADAIFHATTPIVSAVGHEIDYLISDFVADVRAATPSAAMEIILPDNNELYQYIDSLSDQFTHSISQKLFNKTQELQHLQKSFAQHSVDRKLLQHKESIKTLQESFNQSMSYKLQKFSLELKNLQERYPQAIDNRINSFKEQVRNLEKMLESNHPKLKRKKGFAQISQAHKVIDLNSLEIDETFEAQSDEVVISAKVLQKREI; encoded by the coding sequence ATGCAAACATTATCTGTATCCGCACTTAATGAGCAGATAAAACACCTTTTAGAAACCAGTTTTGAAAGAGTTTTTGTTGAAGGGGAACTCTCACGTATCACTTTTCATAACTCAGGACATATTTACTTCACTTTAAAAGATAAAGATTCTGCTATCAGCTGTGTTATGTTTCGAGGCAACGCTACAAAACTGAAGTTTCGCCTTGAAGAGGGGCTAAATGTTTTAGTGGACGGAGCAATATCAGTATATAAACCGCGCGGTTCTTATCAGATAAACTGTTTTATGATTGAACCCTCCGGGCAGGGTGCGTTAGCATTAGCCTATGAGCAGTTAAAACAAAAGCTCTCTTCTCAGGGATATTTTGACCCACAAATAAAGAAACCACTTCCAAAGTTTCCATCTAAGATAGCACTTATCACATCTGCAACGGGTGCAGCCCTTCAAGATATGCTTCGTGTAGCAAATAAACGCTATAGAAATATTTCACTTGATATTTACGATGTACTTGTTCAGGGTGAGGGTGCGGCATTTGATATATCTAATGCAATTAAAAAAGCCGACTTAGTGAACTATGATGTAATAGTAGTTGGACGCGGGGGTGGAAGTATAGAAGATCTTTGGGCGTTTAATGAAGAGATCGTAGCAGATGCTATATTTCATGCAACTACACCAATTGTATCTGCAGTAGGGCATGAGATAGATTATCTTATCTCAGATTTTGTAGCTGATGTTCGTGCTGCAACGCCGAGTGCCGCTATGGAGATTATTTTACCCGATAACAATGAACTCTATCAATATATAGATTCGCTCTCAGATCAGTTCACCCATTCAATATCGCAAAAACTTTTTAATAAAACTCAGGAGCTGCAGCATCTGCAAAAATCGTTTGCGCAACATTCGGTGGATAGAAAACTTTTACAGCATAAAGAGAGTATTAAAACGTTGCAAGAGAGCTTTAATCAATCTATGAGTTATAAACTCCAAAAATTCTCATTAGAGCTTAAAAATCTTCAAGAGAGATATCCTCAAGCAATTGATAATCGCATAAACTCTTTTAAAGAACAGGTACGTAATCTAGAAAAGATGTTGGAATCAAATCATCCGAAACTAAAACGTAAAAAAGGGTTTGCTCAGATATCACAGGCACATAAAGTGATCGATCTTAACTCTTTAGAAATAGATGAAACGTTTGAAGCACAAAGTGATGAAGTAGTTATATCAGCGAAAGTTTTACAAAAAAGAGAAATTTAG